The Neochlamydia sp. AcF84 DNA segment TCTTCCCCTTGGCTCTTTCCATAGCATCTTGCGAGCTTACCAAATCTAAAATCACCGTTGTTAAACGTGTATCTTGAATAGATTTTCCATAAGATGAAAGCTCGTTGCGATGAACTGTCGGCCATGTAACTTGTCCCGGCTGCATATGAGAGGTCTGCGGATAAAATTGACGCACCATATCCGCTATTGATTTAACCAGTACTTGCCTTGTCCTTGTTCCTCCTAGCTGTGGGCACTCATGAGAAAAAAATGCCTCCAAAGCGCCTTCAAAGCATTTAAATGCTTGAGGGCAAAATGTAGCATGGTTTGCATCGATGTTCTTCTTCATGGCAGCCTCCGCTCGTTCCTGATAGAGTCGTTCGACGACATCATTCTTTTTTTTTCGTCTTGAGCATGATAATATTGGGCACCAACTATATGAACTTCCTCCAATCTTTGTTCAAAAAAGGCTTTATCTTTAAACTCTTCATATAGCAGAGAAAAGGTTTTGGTAGCATAGATGGAAATTCCTACCGTTAAGGCTATTTCAAACTCATTGAAATGTTTGCTTTTAAGAAAGGCTACTCTTTTAAACTTCTGTAGATAGTTTTCCACAGCTTCTATGCTATGCTTAATATGCTGGGCAATAGCCACAGGCTCTTTGCCCTCCAGCCAAAGCCGTATGGCTATAGCTCTATGGCTGACACCAGGGCCGATATCTTTTTGTTGGCCTCGGGTGGGTAATAAGATGCCTATTGTTCTAAGCTCTTTAATATCTCTTCGAATCGTTCTTATATCGCACATCAACAATTCTGCTAAGTCTTCTTGTGTTAAGTATCCTCCTTGCTCTTTAGCTTCTTCAGCTATACGCACAAGTCTTCGCCTTCTTAGCTCAACACTTCTATCTTTATTATTATCTTGAGAAAAATTTCCTTTGTCTCGTTGGTCAAACAACGTCAAAACCACAGGTAACATCTTACACTCCTTTAAAGATTTACCAGCTCCTTCTTCAGCTGCTACACAATGATATTTAATCTGCCCTGATTTTAAATGGTTTTGGTTAAGTTCAGAAAAGTACACCTCCTCAATCAGACCTACTAAAATTTGAGCTTCCCAAGGACTAATTCCCGTTCCTTGAACAGCCAAATTTTTCATCTGCTGATGGATGTTTTTGATTTGAAGTCGTCTTTCTTGATCTTCTCTAGAATTTATAGTAACATTTTTCATGGCGTTCCTTTTATGGATGTTTTTTTGTATCAATAACATTATAAAGGTGAACGCCAGCTTTTTTAATAGATTTTCAATTTAAAAAAAAATCTATAAAAAAAGACAGATGACCTAATCGAAA contains these protein-coding regions:
- a CDS encoding DUF1670 domain-containing protein gives rise to the protein MKNVTINSREDQERRLQIKNIHQQMKNLAVQGTGISPWEAQILVGLIEEVYFSELNQNHLKSGQIKYHCVAAEEGAGKSLKECKMLPVVLTLFDQRDKGNFSQDNNKDRSVELRRRRLVRIAEEAKEQGGYLTQEDLAELLMCDIRTIRRDIKELRTIGILLPTRGQQKDIGPGVSHRAIAIRLWLEGKEPVAIAQHIKHSIEAVENYLQKFKRVAFLKSKHFNEFEIALTVGISIYATKTFSLLYEEFKDKAFFEQRLEEVHIVGAQYYHAQDEKKRMMSSNDSIRNERRLP